GCGCCTCAAGATCGAGTTGTAGTCGACCGAGCCGTGGCTGCGGATGCCGTTGTCGAAGTAGTCGGTCGTGCCGTTCTTGCGCGGCACCGGCCGCACGTGGAACGCCGCCACCAGGCCGTACGCCGAGGCGTACCACGGTCCGAACTCGTCGTAGTTCGGCACCATGACGGTGCGGCCCTTGTACACGAACGGCTTGATGAGGTCCTTCGCCGGCGTCGTGTCCGGCGGCAGCCACACCGGGCCGGCGACGATGTCCTTCCATACGCGCGGCCCGACGTCGGAGTTCTTGTACTTGTAGTACTCGTAACCGTCCGGCGCGAGCTCGGTGCGCCACGAGCCGATCGTCGTGTTCATCGTGACGAGCGGGATGTCCTGGCCGTTCCAGCGCACGAGGAGCGTGTTCGTCGGCATGCGCTTTCGCGGGAACGTGCGCTCGCGGCCGTCGGGCGCGACCGGGTAGTCGTACCACACGTCGCCGCGATCGATGATCGAGTGCAGATCCATGCTCGGCGCGTAGTACGGCGGCTTCGGCGGCAGCGGGATCGCGACGAACAGGTTGTCGAACACCGTGTCGCCGTTGGCCTCGAGGAACGCCTCGACCTTCTCCGGCGTGCCGAGGCCCATGTGCCTGAGGAGGAGCGCGCTGTACTCGGCGACCAGGTTCGGCACCTCGTGCTCGACGCCCTTCTCGTCCTTGTACTTCGCCGGTCCGCCGTCCGCGGCGCGGGCCGTGCCGTCCTCGATGACCCCGGCCGCGTCGGCGATCCGCTCGGCGACGGCGCGCAGGAACGCGTCGAACAGGCGCTCCTTGGGCGTCTTCCCGAGCGCGAGCGCGGTCTCCTCGCCGAAGACCCCCCACGCGAAGATCCGGTTCTTCCTTTCGAACGCGGAGAGCGCCGTGTGCGTCTTCCAGTCGAGCCCGCCGGGAACGTACCGGCTCGCGTTCGGCGGGAAGAGCCCCTCGCACGCGAGCTGCTTCTGCGCCTCGACGAGCGCCTCGTACCGAACCGCGATGCTCACGAGCCCGCCGGAAAGCTTGTTGTTCGGGTGCGCGAGCAGCGCGTCCGGATCCGCCGCGCCGAGCTTCTCCATCGCCTGGCGCATCTGCCGGGCGAAGGTCTTCCCCTTCTGCGCCTCCTCCTTGGCCGTCTCGTTGCTGCGGTACGCGATCCCGCCCTGGAAGCGCCGGATCCTCTCGTAGTCGATTTCCTTGAAGCACGGGCGATCCACCTCTTCGATCGCGCGGTTCCGCAGCACCGAGAGGCTCGGCGGGATGCCGTACACCTCGAGGAAGTGGTCCTCCTCGCCCACCCCGCTCTCCGGGAGATCGCCCGCGTCCGGCGCCTCGGCCTCCTCGGGCGCGCCGGCGTCCGCGGCGATCCCGAGCTCCTTCGCGATCTGCGCGTCCGTGAGGCCCTGCGCCTTGAGCTCCGCGATCTTCGCCGCCCGAGCCCGCGCGATCCGCCGCTCCACCGACTCCCGCGCCGCGGCCGCCATCCGCGACTCGTAGAACCAGTTGTTGGCGAGCTTGCGGAAGATCGGCCGAAACTCGTTCTTCAGGTGGGGCGCGCTCGGCGAGTCCTGCTCGGAGAACAGGAAGGGCACCCAGTAGTTGCTCAGGTCGATCACGGTGAGGCCGTCCTGGATCGCCTGGGGCTCGGTCGTCCCCCGTGCCACGCCGTCGCGGTACGCGGTCAAAGGGCGCCCGCCGAGCGGCGGGGGCGGGGGCTCCTCGTCGTGGGACAGCCCGCCGTCGGCTCCTCCTATCGCGACCGGCGTCAGGACCTTGCCCGAGCCGTCGGAATCGCCTCCGCCGCAACCCCAGAGGGCGGCCGCCGCGAGAAACGCCGCGACAGCGCCGCAGAAGCGTCGGCATCTCGTCGTGCTGCGTGTGCTCATGTGCGGACTCTACGTCGCCGCGCCGCCGCGGCTCAAGTTTGCGTCATAAACGAAAAAAGGCCGCTCGCAATTCCAGCAAAGGTGTATGCTGAAGCTCATGTATTCGGATATCCGTCTCGGAAAATCCGTTATGAAACCCGCATTCTGTTCGTTAATCCCCGGGTTCGTCGCGGTCGTTGCCGCACTTTTGTTCGGCTGCGAGGTGGCGAGCCCGCTTCCTTCCGCGAGCGATGCCGATTCCGATTCCGACACGGACGCCGACGCGGACGCCGATTCCGACGGAGATTCCGACGGCGACACGGACGGCGACAGCGACGGGGACACGGACACCGAGAGCTCCTCCGACACGGGTCCGGACTGCTCGCTTCCGCCGCCGGCGCCGTCCGGGATGGCGCGGATCGAAGGCGTGCCGACCGGAGATGACCTGGCGTTCGACGCCGAGGGAAGCCTCGTCGGCATGTCCGGACAGGACCTGCACAAGACGCTCAAGTCCGGCGCCTCGTCCGTCTGGGTCGAGGGGGCGGGCTGCGTCCGCGGCCTCGCGACGCTGCCGACGGGCGACTTCGTGTGCGGCGGCACCGACTCGCTGTTCCTTTTCGACAAGCTCACCGGCGCGCGGCGCACGGTGACGGGCGGCCTGCGGCAGCCGTCGGGGATCGAGGTCGAGCCCGGCGGCGACGTGATCGTCACCGAGCAGTCGAGCGGCGACGTCCGCGCGATCCGGCCGTACACGGGCGCGAGCCGGATGATCGCCGAGGGGCTCTCGGCTCCGGTCGGCGTGGCGTTCAGCCCCGACTTCCTCACGCTGTACGTCTCGGCCGAGTGCGGCTCCATCTACACCGTCGAGCTCGACGAGCTGCGCGAGCCCGCGCCGCCGAAGCTGTTCTTCACGACGTCCGATCCGGTCGCGGTCGCCGCCGGCATGTCGGGCTGCCTCACCGGGCTCGGCGTCGACGCGTGCGGCAGCCTCTACGTCTCGACGGGGGAGGAACCTCGCCTCTTCCGCATCTCCGACGACGCGAGCTCCGTCGCGAAGCTCGCCGATCTCCGCGACGCGGTCGCGTGGGCGTCGGGCCTCGAGTGGGGCCGCGGCGAGGGCGGCTTCTTCGAGGACGCGCTCTACGTCACCTGCGCGGGCGAGACGGTGTTCGAGGTGCTCGTGGACGTGCCGGGCAAGAGCTACTCGCAGATCTGATCCCCGAAATCTGTTACAAAGGCGTGTCGGAAACAAGGAGAGGGGCGACATGCGCGACGACTCCAACCAAAGGCGGCTGACGCGCCGCGACTTCCTGGCCGCGGCGGGCTCCGGCCTCGTGCTCGGACCGGCCTTCCTCGCAAGCTGCGGGGCGCCCGCCGAGCCGACCGCCTTCGTCCCGCGAGCGGCCGCGCCGCCCGCGGCGACGTACTTCGCGCGCTTCGGCGTCGACGAGGCGCTGATGAGCCGCGTGCTCGGCGAGGCGCTCGCCCGGGGCGGCGAGTACGCCGACCTGTACTTCCAGCACGAGGTCGTCAACTACCTCGCGCTCGAGGACGGCGCCGTGAACCAGGCGTACGCCCGGATCAAGCTCGGCTGCGGCGTGCGCGTCCTCCAGGGCGACCAGACCGGCTTCGCGTTCACCGAGGATCTCTCGCCCGAGGCGCTCTCGAGCGCCGCGCGCACCGCCGCGGTCGTCGCCAACGCCGCCGGCGTCCCGGGTCCTGCGGCGTTCGCGCGCGGAGCCCCGCCGAACTACTACATGATCGATCAGCCCTGGTCCTCGGTCTCGCTCGATCGCAAGATCCCGTTCCTCGATCGCGCGAACGCGGCGGCGGCGGCGTTCGACAAGCGCATCGTCAAGGTGCGCGTCTTCGTGAGCGACACCGAGAGCCGCGTGCTCGTCGCGAACAGCGCGGGCGGGATCGTCGAGGACTTCCGGCCGATGACCACCGCGTACTGCACGTGCGTCGCCGAGGACAAGGGGCGCCGCGAGGAGAACTACCACAGCTTCGGCAAGCGCCGGGGCTTCGAGCAGTACAGCGACGCCGTCATGACCGAGCTCGGAGAGACCGCCGCGCGCAAGGCGGTCGTGCTGTTCGAGGCCGCGCCGCCGCCGGCGGGCGAGTACCCCGTCGTGCTCGCGCCGGGCCTCTCCGGCATCCTCCTGCACGAGGCGATGGGGCACGGCTTCGAGGCCGACTTCAACCGCAAGGGGATCTCGGTCTACTCGGGCCGCGTCGGCCAGAAGGTGGCGCCCGAGTTCGTGACGATCGTCGACGACGGCACCGTGCCGAACGAGCGGGGCTCCCTCAACGTCGACGACGAGGGACAGGCGACGGCGCGCACCGTGCTCGTGGAGAACGGCGTGCTGGTCGGCTACCTGCACGACCTGATCTCCGCGCGGCACTTCGGCGTCGCGCCCACGGGCAACGGCCGCCGCGACTGCTACATGTTCCCGCCCGTGCCGCGGATGCGGAACACGTACATGCTGAACGGCCCGCACGATCCGGCGGAGATCCTCCGGTCGGTCAAGAAGGGGATCTACGCCGAGACGTTCTCCAACGGCCAGGTCAACATCGGCGCCGGCGACTTCAGCTTCTACCTGAAGAACGGGTACCTCATCGAGGACGGCAAGCTCGGCCGGCCGGTGAAGGACGCGAACCTGATAGGCTTCGGCCCCAAGGTGCTCGAGCAGGTGCAGATGGTCGGCAACGATCTCGCGCTCGACAGGGGCGCCGGGACCTGCGGCAAGGACGGCCAGCGGGTGCCCGTCGGCATGGGGCTGCCGACCGTGAAGTGCGGCGGCATCTCGGTCGGAGGTGTGAACGATGGATGAGAGGAGCATGCGGGATCTGGCGGGGCGCGCCATCTCCGAGGCGAGGGCCGCGGGGGCGCAGGACGCCCGCGCGTTCGTCACGCGCAGCCGCGACGTGACGGTGGAGTGGCGCGACGGCAAGCTCGACAGGATTCGCGAGTCCACGGCGCAGAGCCTCTCGGTCTCGCTCTACGTCGACGGCCGCTTCTCCGCGAGCGGGACCTCGGACCTCCGGCCCGACGCGGTGGCGCAGTTCGTGCGGGGGATGGTCGGCGCGACGCGCACCCTCGCCCCGGATCCGCACCGCCACCTCCCGGATCCGGCCCGGTACGCGGGCGCGACCCAGGCGGACCTCCAGATCTCCGATCCGGCGGTCGCGACGGTGGCCCCGGACGCGCGGCTCGCCGACGCCCGGCGGCTCGAGGAGGCGGCGCGCGCAGGCGACGGCGACGGGAGGATCGTCTCCGTGACCGCGGGCGTGGGCGACACCGAGGCCGCGTGGGTCGGCATGTCCACGAACGGCTTCGACGCGACCGAGAGGAGCACCTCGTTCGGGCGGAGCATCGAGGTGGCGGTCCGCGACGCGGGCGACCGCAAGCCCGAGGGGTACGCGTACGCCGACGCGTGCTTCGCGGCGGATCTCCCGTCGATCGAGGCGCTCGGCGCCGAGGCGCTCCGCCGTGCGGACGGCCAGCGCGGCTCGAAGCAGGCGCCGACCGGCTCGTACGAGGTGGTGATCGAGAACCGCGTGGTGAGCCGGCTCGCCAGGTACCTGTTCGGCGCGCTCGCAGGCGAGGATCTCCAGCAGAAGAGCTCCTTCCTCGAGGGCAAGCTCGGCGCCCGGATCGGCTCGGAGCTGCTCACCGTGACGAGCGATCCGCACCTCCCGCGCGGGCTCGCGACGTCGGCGTGGGACAGCGAGGGGATGGTCACGTCGAAGCTGCCGGTGTTCGAGAAGGGCGTCGTGAAGACCTACTTCCTCGACACGTACTACGCGTCCAAGCTGGGCGCGCAGCCCACCACCGGCGAGTGGAACAACCTCGTGTGGACCAAGGGCAAGCGCGACGCGGCCGCGATGATCGCCGGGATGAAGAAGGGGATCTTCGTCACCGACTTCACGGGCGGCAACTCGAACGGCACGACCGGCGACTTCTCGCTCGGCATCAAGGGGTTCTACGTCGAGAAGGGCGCGATCGCGCACCCGGTCTCGGAGATGAACCTCGCGGGGAACCACCTCGAGATCTGGAAGCAGCTCGTCGAGGTGGGCAACGACCCCTGGACCTCGGCGGGCAACCGCGCGCCCAGCCTGCGCTTCAAGAAGGCGCAGTGCTCCGGGACGTAGGTTCTACTCTCCCGGCCCGCCGCCCTCGATCCGCCAGTACACGGACGATTCCGTGACGACCGTCGATCCCCAGGCGTCCGTGTACGGAGCGATGAACGACCAGGCGCGCGCAGGCCCGTCGAGGGGGTCGAGGGACGTGCACGACGTCGAGTCGGTGTCCGAGTATCTCACCTCGACAACGCTCCCGTCCTGCGCGAACGCGGTCACCCAGCGGTGCATCTCTTCCTCGTAGTTGTAGGACTGCCCGCGCAGTTGCACGATATCGACGCCGGCGAGCGGGCACTCGAGCGTCTCCTCCGGGAAGCCGAGCACCAGGATCCCGTCGCCGCCGGCCGCGAAGAACTCGTGGCCCGAGCTCACCGTCTTCAGATCGACGTCGCAGGAGAGCGGGATCTCCTCGAAGCCGTCGGCGCTCTGCCGCACGAGCCGGCACGCCGCTCCGGACGCCAGCAGGTAGGTGTGCCAGCTCTCCCAGTAGGTCGTGGCCGAGAGGAGGAGCGGCCCGCCCGGCGAGAGCATCGTGGTCCACGTCGATCCGTCGAAACAGGCGATCCCGTCGCCGAATGCGCAGATCGTATTTTCGAAAGTGTCGTAATCCGCCGGCTCTCTAAAAACGAGGCCGCGCGCGTCGTCGATCGGCACCTCCCCGTTCGGGATCCACGCGAGGTGCGCAGCGTCGATCGAGTCGACAAACACGCCGTACAACGCGCAGCCGCTCTCGCCGCACAGGAGGATCACCGCCGGGTAGCCGATGATCGACCCCTCCGACGAGAACCCGTAGTCGGAACTGTAAATGGAACGCGGTGAAACGATCGCGACCGCGCGCAGCGGTTCGGAGGGCGCCTCGTTCAGGGCGACGACGGCGTATTCACCCGGCACATCCTCGAAGCTCGTCTCCCACGCCCTGGCCACCAGCACGGGCTCGGTTCCGCCCGAGCCGTCGGGCCGCTCGGCGAGAAAGACACCTTCGCCCTCGACGTCCGCGAAGGCGAGCCCCTCGTCGAAATCGGCCGCCTGTCCCAAGAGATCGTACGCGTGGCTCTCGGCGCAGATAGCGGTCGGCGGATCCGGACAGGTCCAGTCTGGCCCGGCGTCGGCATCCGAGTCCGAATCGGCGTCCGTGCCGCTGTCGCCCTCAACGTACGGGTCGCTGATCTGGGGGTCGCAGGCGCCGAAGAGCGCGGCGAGAACGAGGAGAAATCGGGTGAGTTGGCTGAATGACATACTCATAGTGTAGTGCTTCGGCTGCGGATGGGGTGGCGAAAAAGGAAGGACCTGGAAAAGGCTTGGACGAGTGGGACGAAGGCAATTGGGACAACTAGGACCGGTGAGACGAGTGAGATCTCCTTGGGTCCCTTTCGTCCCTT
This DNA window, taken from Pseudomonadota bacterium, encodes the following:
- a CDS encoding metallopeptidase TldD-related protein; this encodes MRDDSNQRRLTRRDFLAAAGSGLVLGPAFLASCGAPAEPTAFVPRAAAPPAATYFARFGVDEALMSRVLGEALARGGEYADLYFQHEVVNYLALEDGAVNQAYARIKLGCGVRVLQGDQTGFAFTEDLSPEALSSAARTAAVVANAAGVPGPAAFARGAPPNYYMIDQPWSSVSLDRKIPFLDRANAAAAAFDKRIVKVRVFVSDTESRVLVANSAGGIVEDFRPMTTAYCTCVAEDKGRREENYHSFGKRRGFEQYSDAVMTELGETAARKAVVLFEAAPPPAGEYPVVLAPGLSGILLHEAMGHGFEADFNRKGISVYSGRVGQKVAPEFVTIVDDGTVPNERGSLNVDDEGQATARTVLVENGVLVGYLHDLISARHFGVAPTGNGRRDCYMFPPVPRMRNTYMLNGPHDPAEILRSVKKGIYAETFSNGQVNIGAGDFSFYLKNGYLIEDGKLGRPVKDANLIGFGPKVLEQVQMVGNDLALDRGAGTCGKDGQRVPVGMGLPTVKCGGISVGGVNDG
- a CDS encoding TldD/PmbA family protein, with amino-acid sequence MDERSMRDLAGRAISEARAAGAQDARAFVTRSRDVTVEWRDGKLDRIRESTAQSLSVSLYVDGRFSASGTSDLRPDAVAQFVRGMVGATRTLAPDPHRHLPDPARYAGATQADLQISDPAVATVAPDARLADARRLEEAARAGDGDGRIVSVTAGVGDTEAAWVGMSTNGFDATERSTSFGRSIEVAVRDAGDRKPEGYAYADACFAADLPSIEALGAEALRRADGQRGSKQAPTGSYEVVIENRVVSRLARYLFGALAGEDLQQKSSFLEGKLGARIGSELLTVTSDPHLPRGLATSAWDSEGMVTSKLPVFEKGVVKTYFLDTYYASKLGAQPTTGEWNNLVWTKGKRDAAAMIAGMKKGIFVTDFTGGNSNGTTGDFSLGIKGFYVEKGAIAHPVSEMNLAGNHLEIWKQLVEVGNDPWTSAGNRAPSLRFKKAQCSGT